From the genome of Nitrospira sp., one region includes:
- a CDS encoding DUF2235 domain-containing protein has translation MSKRLILCFDGMWDLPPDPGKQLPSSAIPDTQATHHSHSHSSPATNVLRLYHSILPWTQDGRAQQKWYDSGADTPWFYRFRSGSFGYGIDQTILHAYAYLAATYEPGDELFIYGFSRGAYTARSLVGLLTSSGLIPASLLHTDLVKRVREAASHPSPSATTATGLRQCLHAMILDPSNQALDDAYRLYRKGHGDILAGIPTSARWRGSLEVPITLLGLWETVGPLGIPTNALKWLNDHRYNFHDTELSSIVRQAYHALAIDEHRADHNATLWTSPACPGQTIEQRWFAGAHGDLGGTYPERELADVALAWLQRHSMEKGLAIETRSVPLKPNALSPIHDSFSECFGKIRKWFHSRFYRPVMQTGTNTEVLDSSVHTRLIHTPHYRPKNEGLKSVLHFE, from the coding sequence GTGTCCAAACGTTTGATTCTGTGCTTCGATGGCATGTGGGACTTACCTCCAGACCCTGGCAAGCAGTTGCCCTCATCGGCTATTCCCGACACACAAGCCACACATCACTCCCACAGTCATTCATCGCCCGCCACGAATGTACTGCGGCTCTACCATTCAATCCTCCCGTGGACACAGGACGGACGTGCCCAACAGAAATGGTATGACTCCGGTGCCGACACCCCCTGGTTTTATCGGTTCCGGTCCGGCTCATTTGGGTATGGAATAGATCAGACCATCCTCCACGCGTACGCGTACCTCGCAGCCACCTACGAACCCGGAGATGAGCTGTTCATCTATGGCTTCAGTCGAGGTGCGTATACCGCTCGATCTCTCGTCGGCCTGCTTACCAGTTCCGGCCTCATTCCCGCCTCACTGCTACATACCGATCTCGTCAAGCGCGTGCGTGAGGCCGCCTCCCATCCGTCACCTTCGGCTACAACAGCCACTGGGCTTCGACAATGCCTGCACGCGATGATTCTGGATCCCTCCAATCAGGCCCTCGACGATGCCTATCGCCTCTATCGTAAGGGACACGGCGATATCCTTGCGGGAATACCTACCTCCGCGAGATGGAGAGGCTCACTGGAAGTCCCGATCACCTTGCTCGGGTTGTGGGAAACCGTCGGCCCACTTGGAATCCCGACCAACGCACTTAAGTGGCTCAACGACCACCGGTATAATTTTCACGATACCGAACTGAGTTCGATCGTAAGACAGGCCTACCATGCACTCGCGATCGACGAACACCGCGCAGATCACAACGCGACTCTGTGGACCTCGCCGGCCTGTCCTGGACAGACTATTGAGCAACGCTGGTTCGCAGGGGCGCATGGTGACCTCGGCGGGACCTACCCGGAACGGGAGTTGGCAGACGTCGCCTTGGCCTGGCTGCAGCGGCACTCTATGGAAAAGGGGTTGGCGATCGAAACCCGTTCGGTTCCCTTGAAGCCAAATGCACTAAGTCCGATTCACGATTCGTTTAGCGAGTGTTTTGGGAAGATCCGGAAGTGGTTTCATTCACGATTCTATCGACCAGTCATGCAGACAGGAACGAATACCGAAGTGCTGGACAGCTCCGTCCATACACGCCTCATCCACACGCCCCATTATCGACCGAAAAACGAAGGACTAAAAAGTGTCTTACATTTTGAATGA